In Nitrospirota bacterium, one genomic interval encodes:
- a CDS encoding chemotaxis protein CheB yields MALRKAKAKKSEKKKPVSPGKSRLSKPKRNNASTAQHRPSQTHSDKQDFFIVGIGASAGGLKALHSFLSSAPEQADFALVFVQHLSRDHKSRLPELLLSREPGLAVMEIDDGVHVHPGRLYLCPPGKEVRIRDGVFHTAKSPARHAHLPIDEFFESLAADVGGRAIAVVLSGAGTDGARGIQAIRSAGGCVFVQEPGTAEFPGMPQAAIGTGAVDGVLPPED; encoded by the coding sequence ATGGCATTAAGAAAAGCCAAAGCGAAAAAAAGCGAGAAGAAAAAGCCGGTGTCCCCGGGGAAATCCCGCCTGTCGAAGCCCAAGCGGAACAACGCATCCACGGCACAGCACCGGCCCTCGCAAACTCACAGCGACAAACAGGACTTTTTTATCGTCGGCATCGGAGCGTCGGCCGGAGGCCTCAAGGCCCTTCATTCGTTCCTGTCCTCTGCTCCCGAACAGGCGGATTTCGCGCTTGTCTTCGTCCAGCACCTCTCTCGTGATCACAAAAGCCGTTTGCCGGAACTGCTCCTTTCCCGTGAGCCAGGGCTCGCGGTCATGGAGATCGATGACGGTGTTCATGTGCATCCCGGCAGGCTCTACCTCTGTCCGCCGGGAAAAGAGGTGCGCATCAGGGACGGCGTTTTCCATACCGCGAAAAGCCCTGCCCGGCACGCCCATCTGCCGATCGACGAGTTCTTCGAATCCCTTGCCGCCGATGTAGGGGGGCGGGCGATTGCCGTGGTCCTGTCCGGCGCGGGGACGGACGGCGCCCGCGGTATCCAGGCAATAAGAAGTGCGGGCGGATGCGTGTTCGTGCAGGAGCCCGGCACAGCCGAGTTCCCGGGCATGCCGCAGGCCGCGATCGGAACGGGAGCCGTGGACGGGGTGCTCCCGCCGGAGGAC
- a CDS encoding nucleotidyltransferase family protein, translating to MGRAKQLLPLGDKPVIRYCIDTLMHAGVAHIVVVLNSADNGIADSLDDLPLTIAVNDTPGSDMAESVKTGLKGLGTESPVLICLSDHPLVSPETIRLMVSEHKAFPASIIIPDYEGRRGHPVLFPGPVVSEIFSVPTLRDVVRKDPGRVRVLTVLDRGVILDMDTPEDYRIILQQLTKK from the coding sequence ATGGGGCGGGCGAAACAGCTGCTGCCGCTCGGTGACAAGCCCGTCATCCGGTACTGCATCGACACGCTGATGCATGCCGGGGTCGCGCATATCGTTGTTGTTCTCAATAGTGCTGACAACGGCATCGCTGATTCATTGGACGATCTGCCGCTCACCATCGCTGTCAATGACACGCCCGGGAGCGATATGGCGGAATCGGTCAAGACCGGGTTGAAAGGTCTTGGCACGGAATCGCCGGTGCTCATCTGTCTCTCCGATCATCCGCTCGTATCGCCTGAAACCATCAGACTCATGGTGAGCGAACACAAGGCATTCCCCGCTTCCATCATTATTCCCGACTATGAAGGAAGGCGCGGGCACCCGGTCCTGTTCCCGGGGCCCGTTGTGAGCGAAATATTTTCGGTCCCTACGCTCCGGGACGTCGTCCGGAAGGACCCCGGCCGTGTGAGGGTCCTCACGGTTCTCGACCGGGGCGTGATCCTCGACATGGACACACCGGAGGACTACCGGATCATCCTGCAGCAGTTAACGAAAAAGTAA
- a CDS encoding XdhC/CoxI family protein: MQIYEEALRLKRLGRTSAIATIVECRGSSPQKQGAKMLVRDDGSIMGTLGGGCLEADVVQAALMAVKDGNPATLPFELKELEGGLVCGGSVLVYIEPVLLEPHLMILGAGHVGKALTKLARFTGFRVTVADDREAFANRENIPEANDVVVSGFEQVFKDVAIEAGTFIVVATRGHNHDLDAVKAALRTPARYVGLLGSRRKKGILFNALKEAAFSPENINRVVIPVGLPIGSVTPEEIAVSIMAQIIQKRREHGPARLGSAACSRLVQEDGAGETAAAAR; the protein is encoded by the coding sequence ATGCAGATCTATGAGGAAGCCCTGAGGCTCAAACGCCTGGGCAGGACATCGGCCATCGCCACGATCGTTGAGTGCCGCGGGTCGTCGCCGCAGAAACAGGGGGCCAAGATGCTGGTCCGCGACGACGGGTCGATCATGGGGACCCTGGGCGGCGGATGCCTCGAGGCTGACGTCGTGCAGGCCGCGCTCATGGCCGTGAAGGACGGCAACCCGGCAACCCTCCCTTTCGAGCTGAAGGAGCTCGAAGGCGGGCTCGTGTGCGGCGGCAGCGTGCTCGTGTACATCGAGCCCGTCCTGCTCGAACCTCACCTGATGATACTCGGGGCCGGCCATGTCGGGAAGGCCCTGACGAAGCTGGCCCGGTTCACGGGGTTCCGTGTGACCGTGGCGGACGACCGGGAAGCCTTCGCGAACCGGGAGAATATCCCCGAAGCGAACGACGTGGTGGTGAGCGGCTTCGAACAGGTCTTCAAGGATGTCGCAATCGAAGCCGGGACGTTCATCGTTGTGGCCACGCGCGGCCACAATCACGACCTCGACGCGGTCAAGGCCGCGCTCAGGACGCCTGCGCGATACGTAGGGCTTCTCGGCAGCAGGCGCAAGAAGGGCATCCTGTTCAACGCGCTGAAGGAAGCGGCGTTCTCCCCGGAGAATATCAACCGCGTGGTCATTCCCGTGGGCCTTCCCATCGGGTCGGTCACGCCTGAGGAGATAGCGGTGAGCATCATGGCGCAGATCATCCAGAAGAGGAGAGAGCATGGACCTGCCCGTCTCGGCAGTGCTGCTTGCAGCAGGCTTGTCCAGGAGGATGGGGCGGGCGAAACAGCTGCTGCCGCTCGGTGA